A region of Pyxidicoccus parkwaysis DNA encodes the following proteins:
- a CDS encoding amidohydrolase family protein — MIGGGFVIDAVTHAYNLDPSNYRAGRYAESLAQLIWGLHSGLSGDTHRVQKAEGFLKNWSVQELAHILFVESDIDLAVHHVLPLQTLYGDGLCSYEKTLEIKKRYPDRFLVYAGVDPLRGTAALEDLEKQAEELKPVGLKLYPAAWLGDSFRHTGWRMDDPSIAFPLFERARKLGIKNIAVHKGLPMGAVPLEPYKVDDIGGAADAFPDLNFEIVHGGMAFLDETGMQLSLFPNVYVNLEVTGALIVKRERWFAESLAALLKWAGPAKIMWGSGTVFCHPQPAIHKFWHDFQLPDDLVSVAGMQVTPEVKRMILCDNYARYAGVDIPAVQARIANDAFSKARARGGVKPYSYEEHRHD; from the coding sequence GTGATTGGCGGCGGTTTCGTCATCGATGCGGTTACGCACGCGTACAACCTCGACCCATCCAACTACCGTGCTGGCCGGTACGCGGAGTCGCTCGCGCAGCTCATCTGGGGCCTGCACAGCGGCCTGTCCGGTGACACGCACCGGGTGCAGAAGGCGGAGGGCTTCCTCAAGAACTGGTCCGTGCAGGAGCTGGCCCACATCCTCTTCGTGGAGAGCGACATCGACCTCGCGGTGCACCACGTGCTGCCGCTGCAGACGCTCTACGGCGACGGGCTGTGCTCGTACGAGAAGACGCTCGAAATCAAGAAGCGCTACCCGGACCGCTTCCTCGTCTACGCGGGCGTGGACCCGCTGCGCGGCACCGCGGCGCTGGAGGACCTGGAGAAGCAGGCCGAGGAATTGAAGCCCGTGGGCCTCAAGCTCTACCCCGCCGCGTGGCTGGGCGACTCGTTCCGCCACACCGGCTGGCGCATGGATGACCCGTCGATTGCGTTCCCCCTCTTCGAGCGCGCGCGCAAGCTGGGCATCAAGAACATCGCCGTGCACAAGGGCCTGCCCATGGGCGCCGTCCCGCTCGAGCCCTACAAGGTGGATGACATTGGCGGCGCGGCGGATGCCTTCCCCGACTTGAACTTCGAAATCGTCCACGGCGGCATGGCCTTCCTGGACGAGACGGGCATGCAGCTGTCGCTGTTCCCCAACGTGTATGTGAATCTGGAGGTGACGGGCGCGCTCATCGTGAAGCGCGAGCGCTGGTTCGCGGAGTCGCTGGCCGCGCTGCTCAAGTGGGCGGGCCCGGCGAAAATCATGTGGGGCTCCGGCACGGTGTTCTGTCACCCGCAGCCGGCCATCCACAAGTTCTGGCACGACTTCCAACTGCCGGATGACCTGGTGAGCGTCGCGGGCATGCAGGTGACGCCCGAGGTGAAGCGCATGATTCTCTGCGACAACTACGCGCGCTACGCCGGCGTGGACATCCCGGCCGTGCAGGCGCGCATCGCCAACGACGCCTTCTCCAAGGCGCGCGCTCGCGGCGGCGTGAAGCCCTACAGCTACGAGGAGCACCGCCATGACTGA
- a CDS encoding metal-sulfur cluster assembly factor, whose translation MTEAEVRSRIQDIPDPCSCATGVPLGIGEMGLIQSVACTEGRVTVRLHITSPMCMMAAYFMREIEQRLVGQEGVASVHVEFDRELQWTPQDIHPDARERLAAKRISMLGGRLIPQATPAPERATG comes from the coding sequence ATGACTGAGGCCGAGGTGCGCTCGCGCATCCAGGACATCCCGGACCCGTGCAGCTGCGCCACCGGCGTGCCGCTGGGCATTGGCGAGATGGGGCTGATTCAGTCCGTGGCATGCACCGAGGGCAGGGTGACGGTGCGCCTGCACATCACCTCGCCCATGTGCATGATGGCCGCGTACTTCATGCGCGAAATCGAGCAGCGCCTCGTGGGCCAGGAGGGCGTCGCGTCCGTGCACGTGGAGTTCGACCGGGAGCTCCAGTGGACGCCGCAGGACATCCACCCCGACGCCCGCGAGCGGCTCGCGGCGAAGCGGATCAGCATGCTGGGCGGCCGGCTCATCCCCCAGGCCACGCCGGCCCCTGAGCGCGCAACCGGCTGA
- a CDS encoding isopenicillin N synthase family dioxygenase, protein MAGTDSAHRGLPVIDMASLFDASRTTERASVAREIELACRDSGFFYVTGHGVSEDVLSRLEHESRRFFALPESAKQALSMERGGAAWRGWFPLGGELTSGKPDRKEGLYLGTELGREHPRVQAGWPLHGANLWPAELPELRGAVLDYMAGVTRAAHALMEGVALSLGLDADYFRRHYTAEPTVLFRIFHYPAEPEPADGEERWGVGEHTDYGLLTLLAQDVHGGLQVKTPRGWIAAPPLPGTLVCNIGDMLDRMTGGWYRSTPHRVKNVSGKDRMSFPLFFDPDFAAEVKPLPRTTGADVDEDRARRWDGASVHAFQGTYGDYLLGKVSKVFPQLVRRVL, encoded by the coding sequence ATGGCTGGAACCGACTCCGCACACCGAGGCTTGCCCGTCATCGACATGGCGTCCTTGTTCGACGCCTCTCGCACCACCGAGCGAGCGAGCGTCGCGCGCGAAATCGAGCTCGCCTGTCGTGACAGCGGCTTCTTCTACGTCACCGGCCACGGCGTCTCCGAGGACGTCCTCTCGCGGCTGGAGCACGAGAGCCGCCGCTTCTTCGCGCTCCCGGAGTCAGCGAAGCAGGCCCTCTCCATGGAGCGCGGAGGGGCCGCGTGGCGCGGCTGGTTCCCGCTCGGCGGAGAGCTGACCTCGGGGAAGCCGGACCGCAAGGAGGGGCTCTACCTGGGCACGGAACTGGGCCGCGAGCATCCGCGCGTGCAGGCAGGCTGGCCGCTGCATGGCGCCAACCTGTGGCCCGCCGAGTTGCCGGAGCTGCGTGGGGCCGTGCTCGACTACATGGCCGGCGTCACGCGCGCGGCGCATGCGTTGATGGAGGGCGTGGCGCTGAGCCTGGGACTGGACGCGGACTACTTCCGGCGCCACTACACCGCAGAGCCCACCGTGCTCTTCCGCATCTTCCACTACCCCGCGGAGCCCGAGCCCGCGGATGGCGAGGAGCGCTGGGGCGTGGGCGAGCACACGGACTACGGACTGCTCACGCTGCTCGCGCAGGACGTGCACGGAGGCTTGCAGGTGAAGACGCCGCGCGGGTGGATTGCCGCGCCGCCGCTGCCGGGGACGCTGGTGTGCAACATCGGCGACATGCTCGACCGGATGACGGGTGGGTGGTACCGCTCCACGCCCCACCGCGTGAAGAACGTGAGTGGCAAGGACCGGATGTCCTTCCCGCTGTTCTTCGACCCGGACTTCGCCGCTGAAGTGAAGCCGCTGCCTCGCACGACTGGTGCGGACGTGGACGAGGACCGCGCGCGACGCTGGGATGGCGCCAGTGTCCACGCGTTCCAGGGCACCTACGGCGACTACCTGCTCGGCAAGGTGTCCAAGGTGTTCCCGCAGCTCGTGCGGCGCGTGCTGTAG
- a CDS encoding MFS transporter, whose protein sequence is MSTHAPSDSSHATLSPGLVWFMAAASGATAANLYYNQPLLGDIGRELGATGGALGLVPTLTQVGYAAGMLFIVPLGDSLERRRVIVTMSALVTLALVGAALAPTLPLLVLASFAVGATTIIPQLLVPFAAHLAPATQRGRVVGTVMSGLLIGILLSRTAAGFVGTHLGWRAMFWIAAGLMLALGVALRFMLPSQPPVAEMPYPALLRSLGHLTRTEPILRLHSLLGALTFGAFSVFWSTLALYLQSLPEHYGPQVAGMFGVVGVAGAMIAPLVGRYADVKGDRRINALAIAVLLLSFVVMWPLGRWLWGIALGVVLLDLGAQANHISNQTRVYSLQPEARSRLNTVYMVTYFAGGAAGSWLGTTAWTRAGWTGVCAAGAALCVAGLLALWLGSPRESADTARS, encoded by the coding sequence ATGTCGACGCACGCACCTTCGGACTCCTCGCACGCCACGCTCAGCCCCGGGCTGGTGTGGTTCATGGCCGCCGCCTCTGGCGCCACTGCCGCGAACCTCTATTACAACCAGCCGCTGCTCGGAGACATCGGGCGCGAACTGGGCGCCACGGGTGGCGCGCTCGGCCTGGTGCCCACGCTGACGCAGGTGGGCTACGCGGCGGGGATGCTGTTCATCGTCCCGCTCGGAGACAGCCTGGAGCGGCGCAGGGTCATCGTCACCATGTCCGCGCTGGTGACGCTGGCCCTCGTGGGCGCGGCGCTGGCGCCCACCCTGCCCCTGCTGGTGCTCGCGAGCTTCGCGGTGGGAGCCACCACCATCATTCCGCAGCTGCTGGTCCCCTTCGCCGCGCACCTGGCGCCGGCGACACAGCGCGGGCGCGTGGTAGGGACGGTGATGAGCGGGTTGCTCATTGGAATCCTGCTGTCGCGCACGGCGGCGGGCTTCGTGGGCACGCACTTGGGGTGGCGGGCGATGTTCTGGATTGCGGCGGGGCTGATGCTCGCGCTGGGGGTGGCGCTGCGCTTCATGCTGCCGTCGCAGCCGCCCGTGGCCGAGATGCCGTACCCCGCGCTGCTGCGCTCGCTGGGACACCTGACGCGCACCGAGCCCATCCTGCGGCTTCACTCGCTGCTGGGCGCGCTGACGTTCGGAGCGTTCAGCGTGTTCTGGTCCACGCTGGCGCTGTACCTCCAGAGTCTGCCGGAGCACTACGGGCCGCAGGTGGCGGGCATGTTCGGCGTGGTGGGCGTGGCGGGCGCGATGATTGCGCCGCTGGTGGGACGCTACGCGGACGTGAAGGGAGACCGGCGCATCAACGCGCTGGCCATCGCCGTGCTGCTGTTGTCCTTCGTGGTGATGTGGCCGCTGGGCCGGTGGCTGTGGGGAATTGCCCTGGGCGTGGTGCTGCTCGACTTGGGCGCGCAGGCGAACCACATCTCCAACCAGACGCGCGTGTACTCGCTGCAGCCCGAGGCGCGCAGCCGGCTCAACACCGTCTACATGGTGACGTACTTCGCGGGTGGCGCGGCGGGCTCGTGGCTGGGCACGACGGCCTGGACGCGAGCAGGCTGGACAGGCGTCTGTGCAGCGGGCGCGGCGCTGTGTGTCGCGGGCCTCCTCGCGCTGTGGCTCGGCTCGCCGCGCGAGTCAGCGGACACCGCGCGGAGCTGA
- a CDS encoding GNAT family N-acetyltransferase: MATRRPQAAPRILIQGPRVFLRAPRAKDREAFLSATRASRAFHRPWVAPPTASEGFEAYLERNEREDFEALLACERESGHIIGCFNLSQIFRGGFQNAYLGYWAVHGFQGRGLMTEALGLVLAYAFRKLKLHRVEANIQPDNVASKALAERAGFRLEGFSPRYLKVAGRWRDHERWAITREDWRSAPRGVR, encoded by the coding sequence ATGGCGACACGGCGTCCGCAGGCGGCACCACGCATTCTCATCCAGGGGCCTCGGGTGTTCCTCCGGGCCCCGCGCGCGAAGGACCGTGAGGCGTTCCTCTCGGCCACCCGCGCGAGCCGTGCGTTCCACCGGCCCTGGGTAGCGCCGCCCACCGCGAGTGAAGGCTTCGAGGCGTACCTCGAGCGCAACGAGCGCGAGGACTTCGAGGCCCTGCTCGCGTGCGAGCGCGAGTCCGGGCACATCATCGGCTGCTTCAACCTGAGCCAGATATTCCGGGGCGGCTTCCAGAATGCCTATCTCGGCTACTGGGCCGTCCACGGCTTCCAGGGACGCGGGCTGATGACGGAAGCGTTGGGGCTCGTGCTCGCGTATGCGTTCCGGAAGCTGAAGCTCCACCGCGTGGAGGCGAACATCCAGCCGGACAACGTCGCGTCGAAGGCGCTCGCCGAGCGTGCCGGCTTCAGGCTCGAAGGTTTCTCTCCCCGCTACCTCAAGGTCGCCGGCCGCTGGAGGGACCACGAGCGCTGGGCCATCACCCGCGAAGACTGGCGCTCAGCTCCGCGCGGTGTCCGCTGA
- a CDS encoding zinc-dependent alcohol dehydrogenase family protein — MRAMVLPRFGGPELFEVRDVPTPTPGPGQVLVRVLVSGTNPVDAKLRHDGTWAGIQPPAIIGYDASGVVEQVGPGVTDFKSGDEVFYTPEIFGNPHGTYAELNVVPASIIAKKPPSLSHEEAAAVPLAGGTAWDALVRRMQLRVGETVLIHGGAGGVGSFAVQIAKALGARVLATSGPDNLETLRKLGADVVINYRSEDPAQIALRETGGQGVDAVFDTAGKNMIPSIPATRPGGRLATILGFSGDVSAFYPRNLTLHGVFLTRERRRLEEMSALLERKQMKPLVERVLPLEKVGEAHRVLDSGHGRGKVVLTVGKK; from the coding sequence ATGCGAGCCATGGTCCTTCCCCGCTTCGGCGGGCCCGAGCTGTTCGAAGTTCGCGACGTTCCCACGCCCACTCCGGGCCCCGGGCAGGTGCTCGTCCGGGTCCTCGTCTCCGGCACGAATCCGGTGGACGCGAAGCTGCGTCACGATGGGACGTGGGCGGGCATCCAGCCTCCCGCCATCATCGGCTACGACGCCTCGGGTGTCGTCGAGCAGGTGGGCCCCGGCGTCACCGACTTCAAGTCCGGTGACGAGGTCTTCTACACGCCGGAAATCTTCGGCAATCCGCACGGCACCTACGCGGAGCTCAACGTCGTCCCCGCGAGCATCATCGCGAAGAAGCCGCCGAGCCTCTCGCACGAAGAGGCCGCCGCCGTCCCGCTGGCCGGAGGCACGGCGTGGGATGCGTTGGTTCGACGGATGCAGCTCCGCGTCGGTGAGACGGTGCTCATCCACGGTGGCGCGGGCGGCGTGGGCTCATTCGCGGTGCAGATTGCGAAGGCGTTGGGTGCGCGCGTGCTGGCGACCTCCGGTCCGGACAATCTGGAGACGCTGCGCAAGCTCGGTGCGGACGTGGTCATCAACTACCGGAGCGAGGACCCGGCGCAGATTGCGCTGCGCGAGACGGGCGGGCAGGGCGTGGACGCGGTCTTCGACACCGCGGGCAAGAACATGATTCCGAGCATCCCGGCGACGCGGCCGGGGGGACGGCTCGCGACCATCCTCGGCTTCAGCGGGGACGTGTCCGCCTTCTACCCGCGCAACCTGACGCTGCACGGCGTCTTCCTCACGCGCGAGCGGCGGCGCCTGGAGGAGATGTCCGCGCTCCTCGAGCGCAAGCAGATGAAGCCACTGGTGGAGCGTGTCCTTCCGCTGGAGAAGGTGGGCGAGGCGCACCGCGTGCTCGACTCGGGGCACGGGCGCGGCAAGGTGGTGCTGACCGTGGGGAAGAAGTAG
- a CDS encoding acetyl/propionyl/methylcrotonyl-CoA carboxylase subunit alpha, with protein sequence MQRFKKVLVANRGEIAVRVIRTCKKLGYRTVAVFSEADRSAPHVLAADEAVPIGPSPAKESYLVIEKLIAAAKASGADAIHPGYGFLSENAEFARACKDADVVFIGPGSEAIALMGNKRQAKLRMLAAGVPCIPGYEATNADDDTLAKEGERIGFPLMVKAAAGGGGRGMRLVHEPAKLREALKSARSEATNAFGSGELILERAVIGARHVELQVFADEHGNAVHLGERDCSVQRRHQKIVEESPSPAVNPALRARMGEVAVTAAKAIGYRGAGTIEFLLAPNGEFYFMEMNTRLQVEHPVTEAITGLDLVEWQLRVAAGERLPLTQEQVSWSGHAIEVRLCAEDPANNYAPQTGRLLAWRLPSREGVRIDYGVREGQEIPPFYDSMQAKVIAHGPDRETARRRLVEALHELTVFGVTTNKSLLLWVLGHVAFSSGEYDTGFIPKYADAVTLEALYLTHPKELALAGAALFHAEALKLASESGLDASLVNWNTAHSPPLVRMKLASREREEHVSVRAVASERYEVAVGSDTFDLAILGMADGVLDFSVAGARGRARYTREGDSLWLDSGHGAHAVSDVTFRPPSKSDGAGSGRLMAPMDGRIIRVDAHRGAAVKAGQVLAVLEAMKMEFQVVADVAGTVETVNVSVGSQVAARQVLVVLTPEGKPPAA encoded by the coding sequence ATGCAGCGATTCAAGAAGGTGCTCGTCGCCAACCGCGGCGAGATTGCCGTCCGGGTGATTCGGACCTGCAAGAAGCTGGGCTACCGCACCGTGGCGGTGTTCTCCGAGGCGGACCGCTCGGCCCCGCACGTGCTCGCGGCGGACGAGGCGGTGCCCATCGGCCCGTCGCCCGCGAAGGAGTCGTACCTCGTCATCGAGAAGCTCATCGCGGCGGCGAAGGCTTCGGGCGCGGATGCGATTCATCCGGGCTATGGGTTTCTCTCGGAGAACGCGGAGTTCGCCCGCGCGTGCAAGGACGCGGACGTGGTGTTCATCGGCCCGGGCTCCGAGGCCATTGCCCTGATGGGGAACAAGCGGCAGGCGAAGCTGCGGATGCTCGCGGCGGGCGTGCCGTGCATTCCCGGCTATGAGGCCACCAACGCGGATGACGACACGCTCGCGAAGGAGGGCGAACGCATCGGCTTCCCGCTGATGGTGAAGGCCGCTGCGGGAGGTGGTGGGCGCGGCATGCGGCTCGTGCACGAGCCGGCGAAGCTGCGCGAGGCGCTGAAGTCCGCGCGCTCGGAGGCGACGAATGCCTTCGGGAGCGGAGAGCTGATTCTGGAGCGGGCCGTCATCGGCGCGCGTCACGTGGAGCTGCAGGTCTTCGCGGACGAGCACGGCAACGCCGTGCACCTGGGCGAGCGCGACTGCTCGGTGCAGCGGCGGCACCAGAAGATTGTGGAGGAGAGCCCGTCTCCCGCCGTGAATCCCGCGCTGCGTGCCCGCATGGGCGAGGTGGCGGTGACGGCGGCGAAGGCCATCGGCTACCGGGGCGCGGGGACCATCGAGTTCCTGCTCGCGCCGAATGGCGAGTTCTACTTCATGGAGATGAACACGCGCCTCCAGGTGGAGCACCCGGTGACGGAGGCGATTACCGGGCTCGATTTGGTGGAGTGGCAGCTCCGTGTCGCGGCGGGTGAGCGGCTGCCGCTGACGCAGGAGCAGGTGTCGTGGTCCGGGCACGCGATTGAGGTGCGTCTGTGCGCGGAGGACCCGGCGAACAACTACGCGCCGCAGACGGGGCGGTTGCTGGCATGGCGGCTGCCGTCGCGCGAGGGCGTGCGCATCGACTACGGCGTGCGCGAGGGGCAGGAGATTCCTCCCTTCTATGACTCGATGCAGGCGAAGGTGATTGCGCACGGGCCGGACCGCGAGACGGCGCGGCGGCGGCTCGTGGAGGCGCTGCATGAGCTGACGGTGTTCGGCGTCACCACGAACAAGAGCCTGTTGCTGTGGGTGCTCGGGCATGTGGCGTTCAGCTCGGGCGAGTACGACACGGGCTTCATTCCGAAGTACGCGGATGCGGTGACGCTGGAGGCGCTGTACCTGACGCATCCGAAGGAGCTGGCCCTGGCGGGCGCGGCGCTGTTCCACGCGGAGGCGCTGAAGCTCGCGAGCGAGTCGGGACTGGATGCGTCGCTGGTGAACTGGAACACGGCGCACTCGCCGCCGCTGGTGCGGATGAAGCTCGCGAGCCGGGAGCGCGAGGAGCACGTCTCCGTGCGCGCCGTGGCTTCGGAGCGGTACGAGGTCGCGGTGGGCAGTGACACGTTCGACCTCGCGATTCTCGGGATGGCGGATGGGGTGCTGGACTTCTCAGTGGCGGGAGCGCGCGGGCGTGCGCGGTACACGCGGGAGGGGGACTCGCTCTGGTTGGATTCGGGGCACGGGGCGCATGCCGTGTCGGACGTGACGTTCCGGCCGCCGTCGAAGTCGGATGGGGCGGGGAGCGGCCGGCTCATGGCGCCGATGGACGGGCGCATCATTCGCGTGGATGCGCATCGCGGGGCGGCGGTGAAGGCGGGACAGGTGCTCGCGGTGCTGGAGGCGATGAAGATGGAGTTCCAGGTCGTCGCCGATGTCGCGGGCACGGTGGAGACGGTCAACGTCTCCGTGGGCAGCCAGGTCGCCGCGCGGCAGGTGCTGGTGGTGCTGACGCCGGAGGGGAAGCCCCCGGCCGCCTGA
- a CDS encoding acyl-CoA carboxylase subunit beta has product MPRITSRIDPGSEAFKAQRTDMLARVAELREVEAKVRNTELQAREKFHKRGQLLPRERLTLLLDRGSPFLELSTLCGFGYHDDSDGSLAGGNSIIGIGYVSGVRCMVFVNNSAIKGGTASPWGVQKALRAQEMALENKLPLVSLVESGGANLMYQQEIFIPGGETFYNQSKLSAAGIPQVTVVHGSSTAGGAYLPGLSDYVVMVKKKAKVFLAGPPLLKAATGEIATDEELGGAEMHATVAGTADYLAEDDADGIRIAREIVAKLGWNAQLPREARESYAEPLYPPEELCGAIPADYRKPYDCREVIARIVDGSEFAGFKDEYDPHTVCGRASIFGMPVGIIGNNGPITPKGATKAAQFIQLCCQSDTPLIYLQNTTGYLVGTQPEQGGIVKHGAKMIQAVANATVPQLTLLIGGGFGAGNYGMCGRPFHPRFIFAWPNSRTAVMGGEQAAKVMAIVFAEKLAKRGEVVDEEGIRAFCQPIIDQFDKESHPFNCSARLFDDGLIDPRDTRRVLGFTLSVCREAKRRELRPNTFGVARL; this is encoded by the coding sequence ATGCCGAGAATCACGTCCCGAATCGACCCGGGCTCCGAGGCCTTCAAGGCCCAGCGCACGGACATGCTCGCGCGTGTCGCCGAGTTGCGCGAGGTGGAGGCCAAGGTCCGCAACACGGAGCTCCAGGCGCGCGAGAAGTTCCACAAGCGCGGCCAGCTCCTCCCTCGCGAGCGGCTGACGCTCCTGTTGGACCGGGGCTCGCCGTTCCTCGAGCTGTCCACGCTGTGCGGCTTCGGCTACCACGACGACAGCGACGGCTCGCTGGCCGGAGGCAACAGCATCATCGGCATCGGCTACGTGTCCGGTGTGCGGTGCATGGTGTTCGTGAACAACTCCGCCATCAAGGGCGGCACCGCGTCGCCGTGGGGCGTGCAGAAGGCGCTGCGCGCGCAGGAGATGGCGCTGGAGAACAAGCTCCCGCTGGTTTCGCTGGTGGAGAGCGGCGGCGCCAACCTGATGTACCAGCAGGAGATCTTCATCCCCGGCGGTGAGACCTTCTACAACCAGTCGAAGCTGTCGGCGGCGGGCATTCCGCAAGTCACCGTGGTGCACGGCTCCAGCACCGCGGGCGGCGCGTACCTGCCGGGCCTGTCCGACTACGTCGTCATGGTGAAGAAGAAGGCCAAGGTCTTCCTCGCCGGCCCGCCGCTGCTCAAGGCCGCGACGGGTGAGATTGCAACGGACGAGGAGCTGGGTGGCGCGGAGATGCACGCCACGGTGGCGGGCACGGCGGACTACCTCGCGGAGGACGACGCGGACGGCATCCGCATCGCGCGCGAAATCGTGGCGAAGCTCGGGTGGAACGCGCAGCTTCCGCGTGAGGCTCGGGAGTCCTACGCGGAGCCGCTCTATCCGCCCGAGGAGCTGTGCGGCGCCATCCCCGCCGACTACCGCAAGCCGTATGACTGCCGCGAGGTCATCGCGCGCATCGTCGACGGCTCCGAGTTCGCCGGCTTCAAGGACGAGTACGACCCGCACACCGTCTGCGGGCGCGCGAGCATCTTCGGGATGCCCGTGGGCATCATCGGCAACAACGGGCCGATTACGCCGAAGGGTGCGACGAAGGCGGCGCAGTTCATCCAGCTCTGCTGCCAGTCGGACACGCCGCTCATCTACCTGCAGAACACGACGGGCTACCTGGTGGGCACGCAGCCGGAGCAGGGCGGCATCGTCAAGCACGGCGCGAAGATGATTCAGGCGGTGGCCAACGCGACGGTGCCGCAGCTCACGCTGCTCATCGGCGGCGGGTTCGGCGCGGGCAACTACGGCATGTGCGGCCGGCCCTTCCACCCGCGCTTCATCTTCGCGTGGCCCAACTCGCGTACGGCGGTCATGGGCGGCGAGCAGGCGGCGAAGGTGATGGCGATTGTGTTCGCCGAGAAGCTCGCGAAGCGGGGCGAGGTGGTGGACGAGGAGGGGATTCGCGCCTTCTGCCAGCCCATCATCGACCAGTTCGACAAGGAGTCGCACCCGTTCAACTGCAGCGCGCGGCTGTTCGACGACGGGCTCATCGACCCGCGTGACACGCGGCGGGTGCTCGGCTTCACCCTGTCGGTGTGCCGCGAGGCGAAGCGGCGCGAGCTCAGGCCCAACACCTTCGGCGTCGCACGCCTGTGA
- a CDS encoding acyclic terpene utilization AtuA family protein encodes MSASPLRIGNASGFYGDRFSAVKEMLEGGQLDVLTGDYLAELTMLILGRDRMKDPATGFAKTFLRQMEQCLALALEKKVKVVANAGGLNPAGLAAALREVAGKLGLKAKIAHVEGDDLSGNADELGLGSPLTANAYLGAWGIAECLRAGADVVVTGRVTDASLVVGPAAAHFGWKKDEWDKLAGAMVAGHVLECGTQATGGNYSFFTEVDARRPGFPLAELHEDGSSVITKHPGTGGAVTVDTVLAQLVYEITGARYAGPDATARFDSISLTAEGKDRVRISGVRGEPPPPTLKVCLNNLGGYRNEANFVLVGLDIEEKARLVRSQLEAAMKHKPKEVHWTLVRTDREDAATEEQAAAFLRVVVKDADQKLVGRGFSGAAVELALGSYPGFTMTAPPSDGAPYGVYTPAYVDAHKVEHVAVLPDESRTVIPPSEKTLALAPVEAPELPAAPPSGPTRRAPLGRIVAARSGDKGGTANIGVWARTDEAWRWLAHALTVEKLRELLPETAAFPIERHVFPHLRGLNFVIDGILGEGVSSSTRFDPQGKALGEWLRSRHMDIPESLLREGQG; translated from the coding sequence GGTTTCTATGGAGACCGCTTCTCGGCCGTGAAGGAGATGCTCGAGGGCGGGCAGCTCGACGTCCTCACGGGCGACTACCTCGCCGAGCTGACGATGTTGATTCTCGGCCGGGACAGGATGAAGGACCCGGCCACGGGCTTCGCCAAGACGTTCCTCCGGCAGATGGAGCAGTGCCTGGCGCTGGCGCTGGAGAAGAAGGTCAAGGTCGTCGCCAACGCGGGAGGGCTGAACCCGGCGGGGCTCGCCGCCGCGCTGCGCGAGGTGGCGGGCAAGCTGGGCTTGAAGGCGAAGATTGCGCACGTGGAGGGGGATGACCTCTCCGGCAATGCCGACGAGCTCGGGCTCGGCAGTCCGCTGACGGCCAACGCGTACCTCGGAGCGTGGGGCATCGCCGAGTGCCTGCGCGCGGGCGCGGACGTCGTCGTCACCGGGCGCGTGACGGACGCGTCGCTGGTGGTGGGCCCGGCTGCTGCGCACTTCGGCTGGAAGAAGGATGAGTGGGACAAGCTGGCCGGGGCCATGGTCGCCGGCCACGTGCTGGAGTGCGGCACGCAGGCGACGGGCGGCAACTACTCGTTCTTCACCGAGGTGGACGCGCGCCGGCCCGGCTTCCCGCTGGCGGAGCTTCACGAGGACGGCAGCTCGGTGATTACGAAGCACCCGGGCACGGGTGGCGCGGTGACGGTGGACACGGTGCTCGCGCAGCTCGTGTACGAAATCACCGGGGCCCGGTACGCGGGGCCGGACGCGACGGCGCGCTTCGACAGCATCTCGCTCACGGCCGAGGGCAAGGACCGCGTCCGCATCTCCGGCGTGCGCGGCGAGCCGCCGCCTCCCACGTTGAAGGTGTGCCTCAACAACCTCGGCGGCTATCGCAACGAGGCGAACTTCGTCCTCGTGGGGCTCGACATCGAGGAGAAGGCCCGCCTCGTCCGCTCGCAGCTGGAAGCGGCGATGAAGCACAAGCCGAAGGAGGTCCACTGGACGCTCGTGCGCACGGACCGCGAGGACGCGGCCACGGAGGAGCAGGCCGCCGCCTTCCTCCGAGTCGTCGTGAAGGACGCCGACCAGAAGCTGGTGGGCCGAGGCTTCAGCGGCGCCGCGGTGGAGCTGGCGCTCGGCAGCTACCCGGGCTTCACCATGACAGCGCCGCCGTCGGATGGTGCGCCCTACGGTGTCTACACGCCGGCCTACGTGGATGCGCACAAGGTGGAGCATGTCGCCGTGCTGCCGGATGAGTCGCGCACGGTGATTCCGCCCTCGGAGAAGACGCTGGCCCTGGCGCCCGTGGAGGCTCCCGAGCTTCCGGCGGCTCCGCCTTCGGGGCCGACGCGCCGCGCGCCGCTGGGCCGCATCGTCGCCGCGCGCAGCGGAGACAAGGGCGGCACCGCGAACATCGGCGTCTGGGCGAGGACGGATGAGGCGTGGCGCTGGCTGGCGCACGCGCTCACGGTGGAGAAGCTGCGCGAGCTGCTCCCCGAGACGGCCGCGTTCCCGATTGAGCGGCACGTCTTCCCGCACCTGCGGGGACTGAACTTCGTCATCGACGGAATCCTGGGTGAGGGCGTGTCGTCGTCCACGCGCTTCGACCCGCAGGGCAAGGCGCTGGGCGAGTGGCTCCGCTCGCGCCACATGGACATTCCCGAGTCACTGCTGCGCGAAGGGCAGGGGTGA